In the Arachis ipaensis cultivar K30076 chromosome B04, Araip1.1, whole genome shotgun sequence genome, ccacctcctcacgagaaaTTTGAATAGCGACTTGTCGGCACTGAAATAAGTCTGCTCtacaaaaaatataaatcttACGTTCGAACCCAAATTAACATTTTAGATAACTCTCGGAATATTATTAATGTTAATTTTTCTCTTATAACCTAGTATCATTTAATCATCTGATGAAAGgataaataaaggaaaaagaatctTAGTATATCATTACGTAGATTAaagataaatgaaaaaaaaaaagaggaaccaACAAAAATATATCAACTTCCCCATAATAAGATGAGGTGACAATATTTACAATGTTAATTTCTTAGTATAACACTATTTTTTTTCATGCTTTTACAtattataaatagataaataacaaATTAACGANNNNNNNNNNNNNNNNNNNNNNNNNNNNNNNNNNNNNNNNNNNNNNNNNNNNNNNNNNNNNNNNNNNNNNNNNNNNNNNNNNNNNNNNNNNNNNNNNNNNNNNNNNNNNNNNNNNNNNNNNNNNNNNNNNNNNNNNNNNNNNNNNNNNNNNNNNNNNNNNNNNNNNNNNNNNNNNNNNNNNNNNNNNNNNNNNNNNNNNNNNNNNNNNNNNNNNNNNNNNNNNNNNNNNNNNNNNNNNNNNNNNNNNNNNNNNNNNNNNNNNNNNNNNNNNNNNNNNNNNNNNNNNNNNNNNNNNNNNNNNNNNNNNNNNNNNNNNNNNNNNNNNNNNNNNNNNNNNNNNNNNNNNNNNNNNNNNNNNNNNNNNNNNNNNNNNNNNNNNNNNNNNNNNNNNNNNNNNNNNNNNNNNNNNNNNNNNNNNNNNNNNNNNNNNNNNNNNNNNNNNNNNNNNNNNNNNNNNNNNNNNNNNNNNNNNNNNNNNNNNNNNNNNNNNNNNNNNNNNNNNNNNNNNNNNNNNNNNNNNNNNNNNNNNNNNNNNNNNNNNNNNNNNNNNNNNNNNNNNNNNNNNNNNNNNNNNNNNNNNNNNNNNNNNNNNNNNNNNNNNNNNNNNNNNNNNNNNNNNNNNNNNNNNNNNNNNNNNNNNNNNNNNNNNNNNNNNNNNNNNNNNNNNNNNNNNNNNNNNNNNNNNNNNNNNNNNNNNNNNNNNNNNNNNNNNNNNNNNNNNNNNNNNNNNNNNNNNNNNNNNNNNNNNNNNNNNNNNNNNNNNNNNNNNNNNNNNNNNNNNNNNNNNNNNNNNNNNNNNNNNNNNNNNNNNNNNNNNNNNNNNNNNNNNNNNNNNNNNNNNNNNNNNNNNNNNNNNNNNNNNNNNNNNNNNNNNNNNNNNNNNNNNNNNNNNNNNNNNNNNNNNAAACTTGAgactaatttattaaaaaattttaagttttaaaataattttggcCTGAATTTATTTTCTGTGAGGTCAAGTCAAATACAAATTAGTCTGTAAGTTCTTGCTAGATTGTATGACATTTTTTCATTCCtagttataaaaatataaaattaaactatatagAGTTGAGTTGAGTCAAATTATGTGAAAATACCTTGAGATTTCAGAAGTTTAAATTCAGGAAGCAGGATGAACAAGTGAAAAATAGAAGCTGaacaaaataaaagcaaaaatgaaatgaaatagtCATGATATACATATAAGATCCAATATAATGTGATTGAGGAATCCGTCATAGTTGTTAATTGTTAAACGAAAAATTgtcaagtcaccaaaaaaaaaaaaggaaaaaatggcGTTGAtatcaacaaaataaaaatggTTGATGTGGCCTAACACCTACATTCATTAGTGTCCTAACTCTTATTCCTCATTTTTTATggtattttcgaaaaattagagTAAATATTAAAGTTGGTCTCTAAGGACTAAAATTATATTcgaattttaatttaatctttaaatttcaattacttcaatttaattcttaaatttttaattaattctgTAACAAAAATTACTACAAAAATTAATgtgattaaatttaaaaaatttaaaaattgtggtttggacatgtgagaagaagacccgaTAGAACATTCAGTCAAGAGAGTGGATGAGAtagaagatggacaaagggcgaaagacagaggaagacctaagaagaccatccataaggtagtcaaacgagatctacatgtaaacggtctctctgtagatatgatacatgacagagcataataacgtcgtttgattcatgtagctgaCCCCACTgggacaagactttgttgttgttgtaataaattattacatatataaaataaaatttaaattttaaatatttagttAAGTCATAAGTGGACCAATAAGCTGGTTAGTTAGGGATTTGGTTTCAATTCCTCCCATTTGGGGGAGATATTTTGTAAGGCGATACATCACTCATTCTTATTACGCATGTGCtgcataaaccacaaaccttCCATTATTAAGATTTAAGACGAGCACGAACACACTCTGTTCCTAAGTCAAACAAAACCCACTTGTGTTTGAAGCCAAAGATGGGATCTTTAGCCAAGAACGGACTCAACAATTACTTGAAACAGCTCCAGCAACACCCTTTGAGAACCaaggtcttcttcttcttcatttaccttgtttttcttttctgcattttttttataaacttaCCTCTCACTTCAGCAATTTTCCTTCTTGCATCCATTTTCGTCGACCCTCTGTTTTCGGTAGTCCTAAAAGAGCTACCTTTTAAGTTTTAAACTTTTAACCATTCAGGTAAGAGAGTGTTGATGGGTTTATTAACTTCGATTGTGACTAATTCAGGTTATCACAGCAGGGGTGTTGTCAGCTATCAGTGACATAGTGTCTCAGAAGCTTACTGGAATACAAAAACTTCAATTCAAACGGATTCTTCTCAAAGTGGTCAGCTCCTTTTCCTTCTTACTTTTCTACTGCCTCTAATTCCAGATAATTTAGTTTTAGTTTGGTCAATAAGATTAATTGACCAATAAGGGTAAAATGTTAGGATCTTAACAAGATATTTTCCCAAGTAGCCATTCTAATGATCTGCATTTATAATTTCAACGAATAAGCTGAAGGTTTATTCAATCAGCAATGTTCTAAAATCTAAATAACTAGCAGTGATGTGGAAGGGAAACATTGAAGGAAAATTTAAACCTATATGTTGAAAAGCAGTTTGTTAAGATGTTGAAAcggcccccttttttttttctctaaaatatCTATAAATTTCATTAGAACGATTAACATTTGCTTCTCATTAATATCACTATTTTGATGAACTGCAATATACCAATGAGGTCAAACTACTTTGTGCAATGATCAGGATCACACTTTGGGTGCTGGAAATacctaataagaataaaaaaaggaGTAAAATAATAGCTGCTGATCTTTTACCGCTTATTAATTATTCAGGGTCAACTTGTTATATGCATAATGTCACATCATTTTGGCCAATAAATTTAGATACAAGTTATGTCTAAAATATTTGTTTTCAATGCCATTCCATGTTTACATTAGGAATAACATAAATCGTTTATTGCATGCAGTTTTTTGGAGCTGCTTATCTTGGACCCTTTGGACACTTCTTTCATATTATACTGGATAAAATTTTCAAAGGGAAGAGAGACTCAACAACCGCAGCCAAGAAGGTGAAGCTGCAAAAACTTGTGTTAGAAACATTATTCCAACTGCAAAActgaaaattgaaaaataagattACCACAAATCCTATACAAATTTTTGTAAATGAATTTCAATTCTTTAACCATATCTGTCCTAATATATTTCCACAAGGAtttatttctatatctatttctATTTGGTTTTAATGTTTGATTCTTGGATATTCCAAACCCACTTCTATAAAAGAGACAAGGTAATAAGTTGCTTatcctttttcaattatttttggcTTTTCAGGTTTTGATTGAACAGTTGACATCTTCTCCTCTGAACAATTTGCTTTTCTTGATTTATTATGGATTAGTTATTGAAGGTTAGCCCTTTCTATATACCTAATTAACTTGCATCTTTTTAGCAAAGTTAACATGGATTTACACTTGGTTAGACACAAGTGGAAAAAATGTGAACAAATAAGATAATTCTCATCCATGTCAACACACTAAATAGTCCACCTAATGCAATTATATTCCTGGTCAACTATTTACTCgaaaaaaacaaagaagaagaacaaatatCCTAAAAAATAATGAAGAGAATGACTCATTTTTTGGGTACCAAGTGAATCCACAAAATGATGTCTAAACTGCCATACGCCGTTGACCGCAGGTCGACCATGGGTGCATGTGAAAGCTAAGGTTAAGAAGGACTATCCATCAGTGCAGTACACATCATGGACGGTAATcttcaattacaacttcaaataaCATTTAAGATCACTCCAAAAATTGAGTAAATGTTAAAAACattatatttgaaaataaatgGTGACAGCTAAGAgcatgcaagtatttctgtcaaaaaaagattattattattattgtcattGATCACCAACTTGAGAGCCTCTAATGGATTTGGGGTGCAGTTCTTTCCTGCTGTGGGGTTCATAAATCACAAATTCATGCCTCTTCATTTCCGTGTTGTTTTCCACAGCTTAGTTGCATTTTGCTGGTAcatgtttctttttttctttctttctttgactCTCCTTGTCTTTCATCATCATTTGGTAAACAGTGAACAAAACTTGAGATCATTCATTCATTGTGTTgtgtgtatttttcatttcagggGAATATTCTTGAACCTAAGAGCACGGTCCATGGTATTGATTAAAGCCTAAAGTGATCATAGTAAAAGCTCTTCTAAGTAATAGATAATATAATATGTTATGAGGGTCAATATCTAACTGCTCCCAGTGCTGTATGCTTCTGATTTATTTTGAACTATTGGAATTTCATAAGGCATACCCTTTCCCTCAGAATATAAGTGTTCGCTTGAGAATCTAAAAAAATCAGTATGTCTGAATTAAAATTAAAGGGTAAAGCCTATTTTGGGAGTATGTTTGGTTTGTTAATTGCTGGTGGTGGAATCCATAGAATTTGTTAATTTTATCCTCgtattttaattgccaaaatttcGAGTCACTTTTAGTAAGAAAAAATATTGAAACGCTTAAACCGTAATGACAAATAATAGATTTAGATAA is a window encoding:
- the LOC107638637 gene encoding peroxisomal membrane protein PMP22 isoform X2, with amino-acid sequence MGSLAKNGLNNYLKQLQQHPLRTKVITAGVLSAISDIVSQKLTGIQKLQFKRILLKVFFGAAYLGPFGHFFHIILDKIFKGKRDSTTAAKKVLIEQLTSSPLNNLLFLIYYGLVIEGRPWVHVKAKVKKDYPSVQYTSWTGNILEPKSTVHGID
- the LOC107638637 gene encoding peroxisomal membrane protein PMP22 isoform X1, whose amino-acid sequence is MGSLAKNGLNNYLKQLQQHPLRTKVITAGVLSAISDIVSQKLTGIQKLQFKRILLKVFFGAAYLGPFGHFFHIILDKIFKGKRDSTTAAKKVLIEQLTSSPLNNLLFLIYYGLVIEGRPWVHVKAKVKKDYPSVQYTSWTFFPAVGFINHKFMPLHFRVVFHSLVAFCWGIFLNLRARSMVLIKA